gtccttcttccagaaaagGCCTTCTAGCTATGCCTCATCGactgcaagtgcacctatgccgcagtaAAGGTATGATCGGTAGAGACAGAGTCATCAGAACATCataccccagggttctcaatcccaggctagcgtgggtcaaggtttgAGAGGGAAGCCgccatgcggcaagtgcggtaggctccacttggaaGAATGCAGATTGGGAAGgattggttgttataaatgcggccaaatggaccatttttagAGGGAGTATCCAACAGGGGGAAACAGAGACCAGTAtcctaccaccgcaccacctgctagaggtaatcagaggggcactactttaggTATGAGTAAAGGTATGAACCATCTATATGCCATatgtagtcgccaagatcaagagaactctccaaatgtcgTGACGGATATGATGTGAGTCTTTTCTCTTGaatgttatattttgatggatccgagtaccacactatcttttgtgactccttacgtggctagtaaattcaataaattttttgaatGTCTTCGTGAGCCTTTTTGCGTAGCTACTCTTGTCGGTAATTGtgtcttagctgagaaagtctataaaGATTGCACTGTAtcaatccatcacagggataccttagctgacttagttgagttggacatggttgattttgatgtgatccttggcatggactgctttatgtctgttatgcctctaatGAGTGTAGGACTTAAATTGCCAAGTTTAAATTCCCGAATGAagctatcatagagtggaagggtagtcctgttgtgcctaagggtaagtttatttcctaccttaggtccaggaagctaatctcaaaaagatgtatctatcacattatccgagtgaaagatgagaatgttgagtcCCCATCCCTCAAGTTAGTTCCGATTatcaatgagtttcctaaagtctttccgaaagatctacctggagtccctcttgatagggagatcgactttgggattgatgttcttcctgatacccaacctatctcaatccctctatatagaataactccagctgagttgaaagagttgaatgagcagttgaaggacctgttagataagggattcattagactgagtgtctcaccatggggtgctcccatcctatttgtgcgaaagaaagatgggtccttagaatgtgcatcgattacaagcagctaaacaaggtcaccataaagaacaaataccctctccccagaatagatgatttatttgatcaacttcagggtgccacctgtttctcaaagatagacctaagatcgggctaccatcagttgaaggtgaaggagtgtgatatcccaaagacagccTTTTGGACCCTCTatagccattttgagttcttggtgatgtcctttgggttgactaatgccctcgcaacttttatggatctcatgaaccgagtgtttaatccatatcttgatatgtttatgattgtattcatagatgatatgttggtctactccaagaatgaggaggagcacgcccatcatcttagagtcgtcttacaaactttgaaagaccaggtattgcatgcaaaattctccaagtgtgaattttggcttgcatcagtggccttcctaggccacattatatctggagatggtattcaggttgatgctcaaaaGATTAAGGCAGAGAataattggcccagacccacatccccgacagagataagaagcttcttgggtttggctggctattatcgaatctttgtagagggattctcatccatatcatcataattgacgaagctgacccaaaaaaaggctaagttccaatggtccgatgcttgtgaggagagtttccagaaattgaagaccaagctaaccactgctcctgtcctgaccttgcccgatggaacagagggttttgtgatctattatgatgcatctagAATTAGTTTGGATTGTGTGCTGATGCAGAaagggaaggtgatagcctatgcgtcaagacagcttaaggttcatgagaggaattacccaacttatgaccttgagctggcagctgtggtatttgcgcttaaaatttggtgccactacttgtatagagtgcatgttgatgtattcaccaatcacaaaAGCTTATAATACGTCTTCagctagaaggaactcaacctgaggcaaaagagatagctcgagctactcaaggactatgatatgagcaccCTCTACCATCCAaataaagctaatgttgttgctgatgctcttagcaggttgtctatgggtagcactgcccatgtggaggagggaaggagagaattagcgaaggaggtacatagattagccctaTTGGGGGTtcgtctggaagagaacaatgaaggtggagttattttccaggatgggtctgcatcctcacttgtggcagaggtaaaggagaaacaagatcaggatcccgtcCTTCTTCAATTAAAGGAAGTTGTTCATAAATAAGAGGTGATAGTTTTTACCAAAgtgggagatggtgtgttgaggtaccaatatagattgtgtgtaccagATGTCGATAATATTCGaggaaggattatggccgaagcgcatagttccatatactctattcatcccggatctacaaagatatatcatgacttgagggaaatctattggtggagtaggATGAAGAGacatattgcagaatttgttttcaagtgcccaaatttccaacaggtgaaagttgagtatcaaaggccatgtggtttagctcaaaacatagaaattctagaatgaaagtgggagatgatcaacatggactttattacaggcttgccgaagtcgcgaaagcaacatgattcgatttgggtaattatggatagaatgacgaaatcagctcacttcttggcggttaagactactgacactgtagaagattatgcaaagttatacattcaagagatcgtcagattgcatggggttcccttgtctatcatctcagacagaggagctcaattcacttcccaattttggaaatactttcagaagggactgggttcgaaggtAAAGTTGagtacgacctttcatccccagacagatggccaagcagagcgcaccatccagacattggaagatatgttgagggtatgtgtgcttgacttcaaaggaaattgggatgatcacttacctctcatagagtttgcatataataatagctatcatgcaagcattcaaatagcTCCTTACGAAGCTTTGTATGTGAGGAGGTGTAGATTGctaattggatggtttgaagttggtgaagctgagttgattgggcccgattttgttcaccaagccatggagaaggtgagagttattcaagataggctaaagacagcccaaagctgccaaaaatcttacaccaacgtgaggaggagagacttaaagtttgaggtgggtgattgggtatacttgaaagtgtcacccatgaagggcgtcatgaggtttggaaggaaggggaagcttagtcctcgatatattggtccttaatAAATTATAAGGCAGATTggaagtgttgcctatgagttggagttactcTCGatctagcctctattcatccggtattccacgttttgatgttgaagaagttcttGGGTGATCCCTCATTGTTAGTCCCCATCGATAGCATAgaagttaaggatagcttgtcctataaAGAGGTTCCAATCcagattcttgatcgccaaattcacaaattgaggaacaaagagatcgcctcagttaaagtcctgtggagaaatcaatttgttgagaaagccacatgggaagcagatGAAGACATGAAaactaaatatccacatctattcgtgcctaccgatgagaatgttgaaggtaatgaccattttctttacttgaatttgtttgcgcattttgagtttggatagtaatttatttgagaaatggattggttgattgactgaactccgattgtgatttgtaccttgatttccattcttggtttacttattattcgaggacgaatgatcccaagggggagatattataacaccccccaaaatttttccctaagaatcagacctttcttgtatatgtgtagggtcgaactcgattATTATGAAGCGTATGCataagttaggatgagttcctaagtaattaaagagttttagaggtgatgtggggttataagggatccttagagccgagctaagtccaaaaggattcATCGTGGGTAAGTTGTTgaaggagtttgtataaggggtcgacttctaacggccatatcatttgaaatatgatgatctaggtggcccatgacctattaaattaaagttcgtcgagtcttctttccaacaccgccaagatcataatttttagagttcggagtcaaacgttatgactatcctaagatgaactagcacgacaggaatttcaggcctgggttgcaactgctggaaaactgggcttggcgccacagtggtgcaacgcgccactatcacgctaggaacatgcctcagtagtttggtccctagcgcggcgcgccactacgagatgtatagggttttcaagcctattttccagaacccagaaaatataggcttggcgctgtaagggcacgacgcgccactatcgcccTAGGAAtgtgcctcaatagtttggtcctttacgcgatgcgccactaacagatgtgcaggttttaggcctaatcgacTTGGTGCTACAATGGAGCGaagcgccactatcgcgccaagagcgtttttagcctatttttcagaattttggagaaagggcaatttgggaattgtcccaaattatatatgtatcagccttagaacgttttggaccattttttagcctctctctctctctctaaaagccctagaatttccctctcttcttctccaaatccttcttcaaCAAAGATTGCCTCCAAGaccttcaagacttcaagccttccattgaagacccaacaacaaggtttcttcaaaaatctattctaaggtatgtaaggctactcaaagcatgggttgagtccacccatgtgccctatactttctttgaggttaaatgtccataagaatggagtttcttgataggtaggcgcatcgttgaaaaTCATTACTTTTGAGCTATATGGTAAttccttcttatattcggaggaactctttatcgttttattattattgagtattatatttcttttgaggtagacatgtacatgtcattgacaccgtctgatagtgttagaggcttcatagaaagagtttgatgatttaattggagtagttctcctttgaaactacttcttctaaggattatttctttcatttgatgtggatgatggcgagcccacataagtattcttattttcacttaagtcttctatTGATAAAcgaatgagtaatgagaccaagtggttctctcaaaggccagagatggtttctgagttccggccatgcctagggtaccctctcggggcgtaaCAGAAAAAAAGGTAGTATttcatatgaaaaaattaagaaGCTTCATATTATTTCAATGAGAATCTATCTCTCACTATGAGTTTTTCCATTGATCTTGTTTGGTGAAAATGATGAtggaaaatcatatttttttaacataaaatttatattgattcACGATGGAAAAAATCTTAATTTCTAGAAGCGTGGTATATGCATACATGAAGGATTATGTGTAACATCTCAAAATTTCTACGCTAAGATTCGGACCGTTCTTCGtatgcgtataggcttgaactcgaagacttcaaattgtatatatgagttaggatcaattcctaagtatttaaagtgtattagattgatttagagtcataagggatccctaaaaccaaacCAAGTCCAAAGCATTCCTCTTGGCTAAGTTTCCggatgagtccgtataaggataaacttcaaataatcatatctcctaaaatataatgaattgggtggcccattacctatcaaattaaatttctttgagtcttctttccaacgccaccaagattgcatttttctgAGTTCGGAGACAAAAAGTTATGCTTAGTTGAACAGAGAGGTCCGTGATGagtccgcatcgcagacttgTAGCGAACTTTGACGAATTTTTCcatatttcattttttgtcGACCAGAAAGTGCATGACacgtccgcgtcgcggacctgtcATAGACTtgtccagttttccagatttttggagggGCATTTTGAAACAAATACCTAATACCTATGTATAGAACTTAGACACGTTTCGGATCATATTTTACAGTCTTTTGcctctccaaagaaccctaatcttcaatcccttctctctcaaatcatctccaacaagatatGCCCTCaaaattcaaggattcaagcttttcATTGAAGATctaacaacaaggtttctttaaAATCtactttaaggtatgtaaggctaacctaaaatatggattgagttcttccttATGCCCCATAGATATGTTGGATAgaaattgtgaaagatttgaaccctCCAggaatattttcttgaattttcctaaAACCCTAGAATATGTTTACATACTATTAACTGATTGATGATCTTCATGACTTTAATTCTTGAACAAATTACTTTTCATATGATATTTCATAAATTGATAGATGCCTCATGTTGATATGAGTTGGTTGATATGAGTTGtcatacatattttgttatgtctaagagttgattgatatgagttgttaaatatatttttgttaaaacttaaatattttgagtatcttagattgttgatttagagttttggagtcttgatgagtccccAAAAGATTGGTGAAGTGAACgaaggaatgattggataggactaaatgttgtcataaatgcatatctaaactactcttgaaagatgtgattgggattgattggatagtttgattggttgaaatgttgattgtgataaaattgatgaattgacaaggatccaaatgagacttgtcgatatgactagattgagttgattggatagagttttatgagcattgagtcttgggaggagtatcgagcaccaaattgggtaagagtaagtaataacttgaatccaataactacatcgccaaacataggaggggattggaccgttaaagtcggatgtttcccaaattattgtcctaacatgataggacttgattggttatggatacATGATTGATTGATTCCTTCacaccctagcaaggtatgaatgggcatggcaacaacgtcggcttgttgtactatcactagctcataagtgatagttgtcggataagagaaactcccatataggtcttgatagtactctgagtcagattaggatggattgggttgaattgtatgtgattgatcttgtctaaatcatatattcttgtttagactcaaaacatcttgattgagttattccttcttctgagttgagatttcgagttgatttgattctaccttgatgtttgtttcatttggccattttacatactcgtacattctacgtactgacgccatttggcctgcatcatttcataatgcagagacaggtactagagatcgtCAACATGCGCACCGTTGAGGGTCTAtccacttccagctagttggtgagtcctccctgtttctggaggataccgcagttatctttttagctttgagttagttttattttattttgatttgtggtagccataacctgtcattggcacctcctggattgttgatagaggcatcatagactagagtgtggatgaatgttgatttgtttcattttgactagttttattcttactAGTATTTGATTGGACATGTGGTTGGCCTTTAGCcttaattatgaatagtattcttgtgagttgagtcttctgCTAATAGAATATGACTGAATGGAaatgtgattggaccaagtggttcgcttgaaggccagcaatgattttcgagtgccggccacgtctagggtaccctcccggggcgtgacattatGTTAGGCAACGCCCTTCATAAATTAAAGGGACAATAAAGGTTTCTCGGACTCTGTAGCTAGCGCAAGTTTAGCGCATCGTCCTACCCTAATAGGAAGAATATATAGAAGAATGCTTACCAATGAAAAGGAATATATGGAACCTTATATAATTTAAAGGAATATGTGGAaccttatataattttattaattggCCACCAAAATACTCAACTGAACATTACTGATGAGGAGTGATAGTTTCTTATTCCCCTCAAAACCCACCACttttatgcaaaaaaaaaacagtAATAAACAAGAACATATTTACATACAACTTAAACCATGTTTATAAGTCCTCTATTATTTTCACATTTCATGTTCATTAAGGCCTCCAATCAAACATGAAATGTAATAATCTCCACATAAGGGTAAGAAAAGCTCTTATAATATGGGTGAACAAATGCATATTGATGCAATGAAGTGTTACGTTCGCTTGATAACGTGTACAATGTAGACTCCATCAGATACATATCGATTTCTTTCTGATGGTTCATCACGTTGCTGAATGAACTTGGTTAAGCAGCCAAGCTCCCGTATGAATTGTTTTCAATATCTAACAACACCCCGACACACCAAAAAAAGAGTTAACAATTTGTTAGAGGAATTTAACTTCTATAGATTGACAGTGtaaatcatataaaaaataGTTCTGATTATCAATAATAAGTTTAAAATTAACATGAAAGATAAAGGCAAGTAACCTCCTAAAGAAGGTTAAATTGCAAtgatattataaatttattaatcATATTCCTTGTGTATAAATGTGGAATGTTTTATCAAAGGATATACAAATATCATTCAATAATTAATAGgtttttttttatacaaaataAATTGACTTACTGATTGGGATTTTATGGAAAAAGAAACAAGCAGCAATAGCACAATAGGCAAGACAGAGAATCACTCCTTTCATGTAATGTGATGTTCCATCCTGCAAGAGATATTAGGAGTATAAgaattttaagagaaaaaagTTGAATAAATGAAGTGAAAGACCCCTTTTTTGAGCCCTGGATATGGAGTCGCAGAAAGCGTTTAGCCGTTTACCCTGCAATGTGTGTGGCTTTCCAGTGCAAAAACGAATTCAATCAAGCCCCAATGCGAGTATCAGATATTGGGTGGGAAAAAAGATGTAGCGAGAAATTAAGAGCCAAGTTTCACTTATAATTTGAGCTTGACATCCTCAATTTTTGTCTTGTAGCATAATCCTATCATGtcattcaaatatatatatatatatattctcttcGTTTTGAAGAGATGAACAAATATTGCCCTTTTGTTTTGGAGCATATTTGACAACCACAATGTTTCTATTATTAGTAAAAATTTTGTTTTCTTCCAAAATTTTGGTTCATTTCGCAACATATATTATACTTTCTATCTATGTTGCTcgaactcttcaaaaatattgacAAGTACGTATCGAATCATCTAAGAACAATGCATTTCTTAAAGATCCAATATAGTTGTGGCAAATTTTTTGAAGGATTCGAGCAACATAATTAGTTACTACATCAACATTAGTTCATATCAAGAATTAATCACCAATAAATTAAACTTGGTTGTCaaataataagtaaaagaaCCTGCAAGGTGAAGGCAATGAGGATGATTGAGAAAGCAAGAGAACCAGTTTCCAGTAGGCTAAAATCCAAATCCATATCCACACCaattatccaacccataatTACACATAAAGGTACCTAAAAATAGTAAACATGTTAGCTTTATTCTATCCTTACCGGATAGATATAGACAAAAGTAGTTAGCttttaacatatatatactaattactacaacaacaacaacaacaacccagtgaaatcccacaacgtggggtctggggagggtagattgtacgcagaccttactcctaccaaggtaggacggctgtttccgagagaccctcggatATATACTAATTACTAGTAGTGTAAAAATTATATTGCTCAGATTCTTCAGAAATGGCGATCGATGTATCGGATCATTCAAAAGTAATGAATTTTTGGAAGACCCGATATGAGTACGACATAGATTTTGgagagtccaagcaacataATGTAAAATATCTATTGTAATCAACAATAATCTGCATTATTTTCCAGCTAACTAATATTTCACTTTTACGTATGATTAAATGtagttattttaaaatgatttctTGATGCTACAAAGAATTGGTCACGTACTATCTTCGTCTCATTTTATATGAGATATTTGACTGAACATGTagtttaaagaaattaaaaaagacTATTTACATATAAGTTAGATGTATCCAAAGTATATCAAATTATCCTTTTAAATAAATGGCGCTGAGAGCTCCTCACATGTTTTCATCTAAACGATCGTACTATATTGAGGGTTCAACTAAGTTATTCATTAAAACAGTGATGCTAAAATTAAATAGATTCTTAAAAAAAAGGTATTATTCTTTTTGTAAGAAATTAATTAGAAGAAAAGTATATCAGATAAATTGATACGCCGACAAATAATTAGTATACACAAAGAAACAAATATAGCCAAAATTCTTACCACAAACATTGAAATCTGAGAAGCTGACCCCAATGCAACACCAAGAGATATATCctgtatatatgtataatgtATTTATTGGATGAGTGTAAATACTAGCTAGAAAACACAATATGTGCTCCCGCTACActttcctaatttttttattttttagtatttaataTGTATCTTACCAACTTGTTCTTTAAAGCAAAGATGATGGATCCAGCATGTTCTGCTGCATTTCCCACTATTGGCAACAATAttaagcttatgaaactcacaGAAATCCCCCAAGAATCTGATGCAGCCTGAGATTATAACAAGGAAATCATTGTTATGCAGCGAATATATAATACATGAATTTTTGCTAAATTTAAGAGCGTTTTCGTCTTAGGATACTCTTATATATATTGCATAAAATAGCATATAAATTCTCATATAAGTAAAATCAGAATTAATTACAATGGTATTAAACTTCGCATAAGTAGAAACCAAACGTCACATTAGTTATACggaaattaaattattttaattgtgCATATGATCATCTTATACCGAAAATCAAACATTGTATACGTAATATGAAATTTCAAATCAAGATtaaatattctttttcttcGGACAATATTACTAATCTGATCCTATTTAGCAACAGATTAGCGATAAATTATCTAAAAATTTTGTTAGCGACAAGTGAGCTTTAGCTTACCTCAATTGTACCGACAACGTACTCGGATAATAGAGCAATAGTTATAGTCATGCCAATCAACCAAGCAAATGAACTCCAAAATCCAATCACTGCCTCTTCATCTTCTGAAACTTTATTTTCTTCCTCTTCCTGCTCATACGTCATCAAAATAAATTGTTTAAATTATATACAATTCTATACTGTTCATGTAATTTTGACTTGTTTTTAGCAAATTACCTATCTTATTAGCAAGTATgcacatttttataatattatatgtTTCTCTATAACAACATTGCACTATAGCAGTAAAAAAAACATTCACACAAAAACAACGACGTTATAGAGAAGTTCGATGACAACTTACCTCCTCAGGGGATTCAAACAATTGTCTGTGTGTTTTCAGTTGAAAGAAGAGATAAGCAGCATATGCTATAAGCATAGCAATGCTACTAACTCTAGATAATCCCAATATTGAAGTTGTtacattattattaatattgttaaTTGATGGCCCCAAAGCCAATCTATACATCAGTGGCAACATATGGCAAAGCAATCCAAGAAGAAGGAGAAGTGAGTTCACATCAGCTTGTTTCTGTtccaaaatgaaaataaaacaaatgtcaacacacacacaccaaaaaaaaaacattgctataacaatttttttgataatccATCACGAATCTGTTGTTAAATAGGATTAGCGAcaaatattttgttatttagTGATAAAAGTTGTTTGTTATTAGttccttttttgtttgtttgtttttattttgtagtaATTATTAGGCTACCTGAAAGATAACAATAAGTAACTACTTCGTAATACAGTTACCTTGAAAATTAAATAAGGCCGCTTAGAAATTATATTGATAGTGTAAACAATCTTTAAACTGCAGTGTTTATAATTCAAATACCAAATTTTGTTaatgtttataatttttacactATCAATGTAATTTAACCTAATAGGCTACCTTAAATCTTACATTTCAGGTAACTAACTTCTTCATTTATTATGGTTTTTACccattataagtatttttttcaaTGATCTgataatatacataaaaaattctTTCAtacatttattattatatagaaTTTCCTCTGATCTTTGTAAACCAGAATGAAAAGCCCCACAACTTTACTCTAATAAAGTTTATTATACTCTTAAAAGTATATTCTAACAAAATCAGGCACATCTTTTCCAAGATTGAATGTGATGACATTGCCTTCATCATCCCTTGGGCAGGTTAATGAGCTTTTGGACAATTCGATATGAGAAAACTCCAGAAGCATCAGACTGTCTAAGGTAGAAACACAAATAAAAGTGCAATCTTACCCTGTCAAATGTTTGCTCCTTTTTAATGTTGGCAAGTCCACCACAAAAAAGAGAACTTCCAAGAACAAGAAGTAAGTTGGAAAGAATGGAACCCAAAAGAGAATACTTTAGGACATGTATTTTCCTTTGATAAAGTGCAAATAATCCTATTATCATCTCAGTTGCATTTCCACATGTTGCATTAAGTAGACCACCAACtgcattaaataataataaaccaTAACAATAATTAATGCATCTTTATTTTCaacttaattaataaatatattttttttgacccAAAATTAATAGTCGGTTTAGCTAAAACAAATTTTCATTTATTAGGAATTCAAGATTAACGTTGGCAATGATTATCAACGATATATATACCCTTAACATTAAATAAGTACATAGTCCTTTTTAATACTGTtcaatttgttttaaaatctaataaataaaagtaactTTCTAATATATCGTGTATATTTATCTTTCAATCAATGTGAAAAAAGGGTGTAATCTACATAAATCTCAGagtgttaagagttaattacatttttttcctactttttttttaaattacaatttttttaaaaatatttatggatTTTGGGTACATCACTGGACTTCCGGACACATCAGCAAACATTCGAATATATAAGGAGTGATGTATCAGAGAGGGGATATAGATGTATCAAAGAGGGGATAAGACATCCGGATACATAAAGGAGAGATGTATTCGAGGGGGAGGGATGTATCAGAGAGAGAAGTATGTATCCTAAGATGTATCAGCAAAAATAGAGTGATGTATTCGAGAAGAAATTcttaaattcttttaaaatgctAGGCAAGGCAATTTTAAAAATTGTGGTAAAATAACATgtatatttagataatttttctgaaaaaaaaaagaaactaaaaCAACTGTTAAAATGAGAGACGGAAGGAATATTAATCAAAAGGTACGGGAAACAAATGCATACCTGTTGGACCAGTGAAGTGAGCAATTTGTCTTTTA
This Solanum dulcamara chromosome 8, daSolDulc1.2, whole genome shotgun sequence DNA region includes the following protein-coding sequences:
- the LOC129901042 gene encoding vacuolar cation/proton exchanger 3-like encodes the protein MGSLRDLENNGVEELESKINEEIIIMKKKNNNAQICRLLLVNLQEVILGTKLCLLLPAIPLAILAQYYHFARPWIFAFSLLGLAPLAERVSFLTEQIAHFTGPTVGGLLNATCGNATEMIIGLFALYQRKIHVLKYSLLGSILSNLLLVLGSSLFCGGLANIKKEQTFDRKQADVNSLLLLLGLLCHMLPLMYRLALGPSINNINNNVTTSILGLSRVSSIAMLIAYAAYLFFQLKTHRQLFESPEEEEEENKVSEDEEAVIGFWSSFAWLIGMTITIALLSEYVVGTIEAASDSWGISVSFISLILLPIVGNAAEHAGSIIFALKNKLDISLGVALGSASQISMFVVPLCVIMGWIIGVDMDLDFSLLETGSLAFSIILIAFTLQDGTSHYMKGVILCLAYCAIAACFFFHKIPINIENNSYGSLAA